The stretch of DNA TTCTGGTGAAAAAAATACCTTAAAAACTATCAATATTGCGGACATTATTGCTGAAGAAATCGAAAATGCCGCCGCGGATCCAGAGGATAAAGAATCCTGTGAAGCCGTTTTTCCTATACTCAAAAAGCATTCATGGAATGCAAGCTTTTCAAAAGAGTCCGGCTTTATCGAAATGAAATTGCCTAAGCGCGCTTATGTGGGCATGTTCCAATTACTCAAATATCCCAATTTAAGCATTACCGATGACGGAAGCATTCGCCTCGATATTAAAAAATATATAAAAAGCAGACCAGAGCCCTTGATCTCAATCAGCGACTTAAACGCCAATCAGGACATGCTTCTGCTTAACAGTGCCGCTCTCGAGGGGAATCGAGTATTCTACGCCACGAAACCTCTTGATGATGGTAACCTGGAAGTCACACCTTATTTCTTTGTTCCCAGTGCCGTTGTGCCTCCCTTATATCGGATAGTACTTGATATAAGCAGCAGTATGGCAAGTGGTAAACGCATGGAGGGATTAAAAAAGAGCGTGAATGAATTGGCTCAGCAATTATTTGAATTTCAACCGAATGCCAGAATCAAGCTGACTACTTTTTCTGACGGTATTCAGGAGCTTGGCACTTACGGCAACAACAATCTTAATGATTTTCTAAGAATAATTTCATCCTTGCAGACCAAAGGCGACACACCCTTATATGAAACCACTATCAAGGTGTTGAATGAAATCAGGAATGAGCCAGGCTGCAATAATGTTCTGTTATTTACTGATGGTGAAAATTGCTCCTTTGAGCATATAGGCTTATTTGGCCATCCCAAAACTCGCCCAGAGCAGGTCAGCGATGCCCTGAATCAATTTGGCCCAGAAAATACCGCGCTGAAGGCCCAAAACAAATTTTACATTTTGTCTTTTGGTGTCGAACAGGCTCCGGTGATGAAAGATGTGGTAGAAACCTTTAAAGGCCAGATTATCAACATCAACAGCGCCGATTTTTTAGCGGCTCTGAAAGATCCCCAGATTATGAGATCCTGGGCAGCCACTCGCGGCCTTTTCACCACTGTCGTTAAAGTGGCCGGCAAAAACAATCAGCCTTTTGAAGAGTATCTCGATCTTTCAGGACAATTGCATAGTCTTAAGCCGCAGGTCTGCAAGCCAGGCGATGAAATTGAGCTTAGTATTACCGATAGCGAGAATAAGGTGATTATCCATAGTACGCAAACCATTGGCAATGCTAAAGCGGCTGAGAAAAAAGAGTCGCCCTCTGTCGCGCGTCTCCTTTCAGGATTAGGACTTAACCCGGCACCAGTCGCGCAACCTGTCAAGCCTACTGAGCCTGAAACAACCGCTCCTGCCTATCAATAAACTACACAGGCCGTTCTGCGGCCTCCTCTTCGCCTCGTCTTTGTTCTATCTTCATTTGGCCGAGGCCGAAGCAGCATAACGCCTCGCTATTATCTACTTTATTTGCTACTCTAAATTAATTAAACAGGCTTAGGAGTAAGGATGACTCAGGATACAGAACTTGGCGATTTAATGAAATCAGTTGCCGAAAAAAGTTTGAGTATGATCAGTCAGTTGAAGAATCAACCGGCTGCTTTACCTATGGTGATTAACCAATATATTGATTTGACCAATGACTTTCAGTCGTTAGTCGTGAGCTTGCTGAAAAATCCTGAACAGGTCTGGCAAATGCAGCTCGCTTACTGGCAAGACGCGATGAGCCTTGCTCAATCCCAGTTTACCTCATGGCTTGAAGGCAAGCCCATGCCTATTGAAGACAAGCGCTTTAGCGGTGAAGAATGGGTAAATAATCCCTTTTTTAATCTCTTAAGCCAGCATTATTTACTGGCCAGCGAGCATATGAACTCTCTATTAGAGCATATGGATTATGGGGATAAACAACTCGCTCGCCGAGTGCAATTTTTTACCCGGCAATATCTGGATGCCTTATCACCAGCCAATTTTCTTGCCACCAATCCGCAATTAATGGCTGAAACTATCCAAAGCCACGGCAAAAATTTATTACGCGGTTTACAAAATCTGTTAACTGATCTGGAGGCAGGCTCTTCCCGTCTGATCATTCAGATGACTGATATGAACGCCTTCAAAATTGGTGAAAATATTGCGACCACACCTGGAAAAGTCATTTTTCGCAATGACATGATGGAGCTCATTCAGTTCAAACCGGCGACTGAAACTGTCTATTCCATTCCCTTATTAATTATTCCACCCTGGATTAACAAATACTATATTCTTGATTTAAGCAAAGATAACTCCTTTATTGGCTGGTTAGTGAGTCAGGGCATCACGGTTTTTGTCATTTCCTGGATTAATCCGGATGCAAGTTACGCGGACAAAGGCTTGTTCGATTATCTGCAGGATGGCCCAATGACGGCTATTGAGATCATGAAAAAGCAATGTCAGGTCAAGCAGGTCAACACACTGGGCTTTTGTATCGGCGGCACCCTGCTGGCCAGTATGTTAGCCTACTTAAAAGCGCATCAGGAAGATCCCGTTCGCAGCGCCACGTTTCTAGCCTCGATGATTGATTTTAGCGATCCTGGCGATATCTCGGTATTCATTGATGAACACCAGATTAAGCGTCTCGAAGAAGAGATGAAGTTGAAAGGCTTTCTGGACGGCCGTTTTATGGCGAGCACATTCAATTCTTTACGTGCCAATGACTTGATTTGGTCTTTTTTCATCAAAAATTATCTGCGCGGCCAAAATCCGGTTCCCTTTGATATTTTATACTGGAACGCCGATGCGACGAATATGCCAGCAAAAATGCACTCGCAATATCTGCGCTGGATGTACCTGCATAACGATCTAATCAAACCGGGTAAAATCAAACTGAATCATACTCCGCTTGATGTCAGTCAGATTGATATTCCAACCTTCTTTGTTTCCACTAAAAAAGACCATATCGCTCCCTGGCAAACCACTTATATCGGCTTCCAGCATATGAAAGGGAAAAAACAATTCCTTCTGGGAGGCTCAGGCCATATCGCTGGGATTATCAATCCTCCGCAAAGTCAGAAGTACAGTTATTACACTAACTCCAAAGCGCCGGCAACAGCGGAAGAATGGCTGCAGCAAGCCACGGAGCATGCCGGTTCCTGGTGGCCCGAGTGGCTAAAATGGCTACAGAAACAATCCGGAGAGCTGATTGCAGCACCTGATATGGCTAAACTGGCTTTCAAAGCAATTATGGATGCGCCTGGCGCCTATGTTCTGAAAAATCATAAAACGCAGTCTGAAACGGATGGCACAGAGGCCCCTGCGCCGGCAAGCGTCGCAAAAAAAAAATCGCTTGATTTAGCCCAGTAAGGTTTCACCATGCTGCATGACTCATTAGCAGATATATTCCTGTCTTTCAGCCAGCTCAATGTGTTGCTAATCATTGCACTGGCTGGCTTTTTTCTCATCAGCAAACCCTTGTTTTTCCAAACCGCTTGTCTCACTGCCTTTGATATTGTAGTCAATGTGGCTTTGAAAGGAACTTTTAAAGTGCCCTTGGTCGCCTGGCTAGGTAAAGGCTATGCGTTTCCAAGCGGCCATATGCAGTTATCCACTGTCTTTTATCTGTGGCTGGCCTGGCATACCCCTCGTCGGCCGCTTAAACTATTGATTGCTGCCATTCTTTCAGCGGTGGGAGCCGGCTTGATGCATTACGGCTATCACAATTTCTATGATATCCTTGGGGGCTTGTTGTTTGGCGGGATTCTCACAACGCTTTATTGGTACAGCAGCTTGAAATATGCAGTGTACATGCCGTGGATATTAGCCATTTCCGCTTCTTTATTAATGATTTACAATAAGTTGCAGTACGATTTGATCCCAAACCATTGCTGGTTTGGGTATTACTGTTTATTGGGTTTTATTCTGGCAGAAAGGGTATTATCGAGAGATGAACATAAGCAATATTGGCGCCTGGTGGTTTGGGGTTAGCCTTTCACTAATACTCGGTTTCCTTTCTCTGCAGATTAATCCTGTAATGGCTGAAACTCTGGACATTTCGATCAAGGGTAATGTTCATCCTCTGGCACAAAAGGAGTTAATCAGGCATCCTGCGCTCATGGAAATTGGGCCAATGACCCTGCCCATCTATCCCA from Legionella quinlivanii encodes:
- a CDS encoding vWA domain-containing protein, producing the protein MPKLSNAELRENSLREFLSPMGIKTDDLTIKSVEGVFSFEFPNPQRKQEFSESILNVLNSSGEKNTLKTINIADIIAEEIENAAADPEDKESCEAVFPILKKHSWNASFSKESGFIEMKLPKRAYVGMFQLLKYPNLSITDDGSIRLDIKKYIKSRPEPLISISDLNANQDMLLLNSAALEGNRVFYATKPLDDGNLEVTPYFFVPSAVVPPLYRIVLDISSSMASGKRMEGLKKSVNELAQQLFEFQPNARIKLTTFSDGIQELGTYGNNNLNDFLRIISSLQTKGDTPLYETTIKVLNEIRNEPGCNNVLLFTDGENCSFEHIGLFGHPKTRPEQVSDALNQFGPENTALKAQNKFYILSFGVEQAPVMKDVVETFKGQIININSADFLAALKDPQIMRSWAATRGLFTTVVKVAGKNNQPFEEYLDLSGQLHSLKPQVCKPGDEIELSITDSENKVIIHSTQTIGNAKAAEKKESPSVARLLSGLGLNPAPVAQPVKPTEPETTAPAYQ
- a CDS encoding PHA/PHB synthase family protein, which translates into the protein MTQDTELGDLMKSVAEKSLSMISQLKNQPAALPMVINQYIDLTNDFQSLVVSLLKNPEQVWQMQLAYWQDAMSLAQSQFTSWLEGKPMPIEDKRFSGEEWVNNPFFNLLSQHYLLASEHMNSLLEHMDYGDKQLARRVQFFTRQYLDALSPANFLATNPQLMAETIQSHGKNLLRGLQNLLTDLEAGSSRLIIQMTDMNAFKIGENIATTPGKVIFRNDMMELIQFKPATETVYSIPLLIIPPWINKYYILDLSKDNSFIGWLVSQGITVFVISWINPDASYADKGLFDYLQDGPMTAIEIMKKQCQVKQVNTLGFCIGGTLLASMLAYLKAHQEDPVRSATFLASMIDFSDPGDISVFIDEHQIKRLEEEMKLKGFLDGRFMASTFNSLRANDLIWSFFIKNYLRGQNPVPFDILYWNADATNMPAKMHSQYLRWMYLHNDLIKPGKIKLNHTPLDVSQIDIPTFFVSTKKDHIAPWQTTYIGFQHMKGKKQFLLGGSGHIAGIINPPQSQKYSYYTNSKAPATAEEWLQQATEHAGSWWPEWLKWLQKQSGELIAAPDMAKLAFKAIMDAPGAYVLKNHKTQSETDGTEAPAPASVAKKKSLDLAQ
- a CDS encoding phosphatase PAP2 family protein translates to MLHDSLADIFLSFSQLNVLLIIALAGFFLISKPLFFQTACLTAFDIVVNVALKGTFKVPLVAWLGKGYAFPSGHMQLSTVFYLWLAWHTPRRPLKLLIAAILSAVGAGLMHYGYHNFYDILGGLLFGGILTTLYWYSSLKYAVYMPWILAISASLLMIYNKLQYDLIPNHCWFGYYCLLGFILAERVLSRDEHKQYWRLVVWG